From the genome of Bordetella sp. H567, one region includes:
- a CDS encoding DUF3579 domain-containing protein: MAEPTVFRVRQLVILGVTEEGQRFRPSDWAERLAGVMAQFRPPGSAPASPLYYSPYVLPVIVDGHRSVVVDERLRELEPLAWKFVMDFAKDNRLKTEEREIAHPS; this comes from the coding sequence ATAGCAGAACCAACGGTATTCCGCGTGCGACAACTCGTTATCCTCGGTGTTACGGAAGAAGGCCAGCGCTTTCGACCCAGCGATTGGGCCGAGCGGCTTGCCGGCGTCATGGCGCAATTCCGGCCGCCGGGTAGCGCCCCCGCCAGTCCGCTTTATTACTCCCCTTATGTGTTGCCCGTCATCGTGGACGGCCACCGCAGCGTCGTCGTGGACGAACGCCTGCGCGAGCTGGAACCGCTTGCCTGGAAGTTCGTCATGGACTTCGCCAAGGATAATCGCCTGAAGACGGAAGAGCGCGAAATCGCCCATCCGTCGTAG
- a CDS encoding potassium transporter Kup — MTTGTAASPSPVAAAHHAPSSRAALVIGALGVVYGDIGTSPLYTLRQCLVGYGDLQPGHVLGVLSILFWMLMLVVSFKYIMLVLRADNRGEGGTLALLELAIRGRQGKLRILLIALAIFGAALFYGDSMITPAISVLSALEGISVVSHRFEHWVVPLALIVLIALFMIQSHGTGVMGKLFGPIMGLWFGTLAVLGVWQIVQAPAILQALNPIWGVHFVVESPRASFVLLGSVVLALTGAEALYADMGHFGRGAIRRAWFWMVAPALTLCYFGQGALLLRDPHAIANPFFLMAPDWGVVPLVCLATVATIIASQAVISGAYSMTRQAVQLGYWPRMEILHTSAVEKGQIYLPQVNALLLVAVLVLVVVFRSSDNLAAAYGFAVTGTMLTTSVLLLSLMSRAAVSGPRRAMWWAILGFILVFDLLLFSANALKVEEGGWLPLSVGIVVFTLMLTWRRGRYLLSQQQQRDRQPLGEFMEQLEQFPPARVHGTAIFMTMNPGNVPPALLHNLKHNKVLHDHVLFLTIRSADVPYVSSEERFSLTKLSASSWQAVLTYGFKEEPDVPDALRVVAEAYPEVDLEPMRTSYYLSRQTVVAAKRPAMRGWRRAIFAFMARNSTRSTKFFKIPPNRVVEMGMQVEL, encoded by the coding sequence ATGACGACCGGAACCGCAGCAAGCCCGTCCCCGGTGGCAGCGGCCCACCACGCGCCATCTTCCAGGGCCGCCCTGGTCATCGGGGCGCTCGGCGTCGTGTATGGCGACATCGGCACCAGCCCGCTTTACACCCTGCGCCAGTGCCTGGTCGGATACGGTGACCTCCAGCCCGGCCATGTCCTGGGAGTACTGTCCATCCTCTTCTGGATGTTGATGCTGGTGGTGTCGTTCAAGTACATCATGCTGGTGCTGCGCGCGGACAACCGGGGTGAAGGCGGTACGCTGGCGCTGCTGGAGCTGGCCATACGCGGACGCCAAGGCAAGTTGCGCATACTGCTGATTGCGCTCGCAATATTCGGTGCGGCGCTGTTCTACGGCGACAGCATGATCACGCCGGCCATCTCGGTGCTGTCGGCGCTGGAAGGGATCAGCGTCGTATCCCATCGCTTCGAGCATTGGGTGGTGCCGCTTGCCTTGATCGTGCTGATCGCACTGTTCATGATCCAGTCGCATGGGACCGGCGTGATGGGCAAGCTGTTCGGTCCCATCATGGGCCTGTGGTTCGGCACGCTGGCCGTGCTGGGCGTATGGCAGATCGTCCAGGCGCCGGCGATATTGCAGGCCCTGAATCCGATCTGGGGCGTGCATTTCGTGGTCGAATCGCCGCGCGCCAGCTTCGTGCTGCTGGGCTCGGTCGTGCTGGCGTTGACGGGGGCGGAGGCCCTCTACGCCGATATGGGGCATTTCGGGCGGGGCGCGATCCGCCGCGCCTGGTTCTGGATGGTGGCGCCGGCCTTGACGCTGTGCTACTTCGGCCAGGGAGCGCTGTTGCTGCGCGATCCGCACGCGATCGCCAACCCCTTCTTCCTGATGGCGCCCGACTGGGGCGTGGTGCCCTTGGTCTGCCTGGCAACGGTGGCCACGATCATTGCCTCGCAGGCCGTGATCTCGGGCGCGTATTCGATGACGCGCCAGGCCGTTCAGCTGGGATACTGGCCACGCATGGAGATCCTGCACACCTCCGCGGTTGAAAAAGGCCAGATCTACCTGCCGCAGGTCAATGCATTGCTGCTGGTCGCGGTGCTTGTCCTGGTGGTGGTGTTCCGCAGCTCCGACAACCTGGCCGCCGCGTATGGCTTCGCCGTTACGGGGACCATGCTGACCACGTCCGTCCTGCTGTTGTCGCTGATGTCGCGTGCCGCCGTCAGCGGCCCCCGGCGTGCCATGTGGTGGGCCATACTGGGCTTCATCCTGGTGTTCGACCTGCTGTTGTTTTCGGCGAACGCGCTCAAGGTGGAAGAGGGCGGGTGGCTGCCGCTTTCGGTGGGGATCGTGGTGTTCACCCTGATGCTGACATGGCGGCGCGGCCGCTACTTGCTCAGCCAGCAGCAGCAGCGCGACCGGCAACCGCTGGGGGAGTTCATGGAGCAGCTGGAACAGTTCCCCCCGGCGCGCGTGCATGGCACCGCCATTTTCATGACGATGAATCCCGGCAACGTGCCGCCCGCGCTGCTGCACAACCTGAAGCACAACAAGGTGCTGCATGACCACGTGCTGTTTTTGACCATACGCAGCGCCGACGTGCCCTACGTTTCGTCGGAGGAACGCTTTTCCCTGACCAAGCTCAGTGCTTCCAGCTGGCAAGCAGTGCTGACCTACGGCTTCAAGGAAGAGCCTGACGTGCCGGACGCCTTGCGAGTAGTGGCGGAGGCTTATCCCGAGGTGGATCTGGAGCCGATGCGCACGTCGTATTATTTGTCGCGGCAGACCGTGGTAGCGGCCAAGCGGCCGGCCATGCGGGGCTGGCGGCGCGCGATATTCGCCTTCATGGCACGCAATTCCACGCGTAGCACGAAGTTCTTCAAGATTCCGCCGAACCGCGTCGTGGAAATGGGGATGCAGGTAGAGCTGTAG
- a CDS encoding ExbD/TolR family protein, producing the protein MAFGGFDNKGSGSHAMSEINMVPLIDVMLVLLVIFIITAPLLAHSIRIDMPQVSAEPVKEEPKTVDLAIDAGGQLFWDDKPVLEAELPDRFAAAAGTQPQPELRIRADLNTRYETLAKVMGAARRAGLGRIGFVTNPAPSAAGAGAPGASAGAPPAN; encoded by the coding sequence ATGGCTTTCGGCGGCTTTGACAACAAGGGTTCCGGCAGCCACGCGATGTCGGAGATCAACATGGTGCCCCTCATCGACGTGATGCTGGTGCTGTTGGTGATTTTCATCATTACCGCGCCGCTGCTGGCCCATTCGATCCGGATCGATATGCCCCAGGTCAGCGCGGAGCCGGTCAAGGAAGAGCCCAAGACCGTCGACCTGGCGATCGACGCCGGCGGCCAACTATTCTGGGACGATAAACCGGTACTCGAAGCGGAGCTGCCCGATCGCTTCGCCGCCGCCGCGGGGACCCAGCCCCAACCTGAGCTGCGCATCCGCGCCGACTTGAACACCCGTTACGAAACCTTGGCCAAGGTGATGGGCGCCGCCCGCCGCGCCGGATTGGGCCGTATCGGTTTCGTCACGAATCCGGCCCCGTCGGCGGCTGGCGCCGGTGCCCCGGGGGCGTCGGCCGGCGCTCCCCCCGCCAACTAA
- a CDS encoding response regulator transcription factor, translated as MRVLVIEDDTTLGHALQEFLADQGYAVDWLTDGDKVLGALAGQPYDLLLLDLNLPGMSGLDVLRQLRADGNQVPVLILTARDGLEDRVAGLDAGADDYVTKPFELPELAARVRAFFRRRSGQAQPLIEVGPLVFDTVGREVRVHGERLSLSVRELSVLEMLMARVGRVVTKRQIVNSLSAWDADFSENAVEVYVYRLRKRLEGTGASIQTVRGFGYLLDVEAA; from the coding sequence ATGCGAGTACTGGTAATCGAAGACGACACAACCCTGGGCCACGCGCTGCAGGAGTTTCTGGCCGACCAGGGGTATGCGGTCGATTGGCTCACCGATGGCGACAAGGTGTTGGGCGCCTTGGCGGGCCAACCTTACGATCTGCTTCTGCTCGATCTCAACCTGCCCGGCATGAGCGGCCTGGATGTCCTGCGGCAATTGCGCGCGGACGGCAACCAGGTGCCTGTCCTTATATTGACGGCCCGCGACGGTCTGGAAGACCGTGTGGCAGGGCTGGACGCCGGCGCGGACGACTATGTCACCAAACCGTTCGAATTGCCTGAACTCGCCGCCCGGGTGCGCGCGTTCTTCCGGCGACGCAGCGGCCAGGCGCAGCCCTTGATCGAAGTCGGGCCGCTGGTCTTCGACACCGTCGGCCGGGAAGTCCGGGTCCACGGCGAACGCCTGTCCCTGTCGGTGCGTGAATTGTCCGTGCTGGAAATGCTGATGGCCCGCGTCGGTCGCGTCGTCACCAAGCGCCAGATCGTCAATTCCCTTTCCGCATGGGACGCCGATTTCAGCGAGAACGCGGTGGAAGTCTACGTATATCGACTGCGCAAGCGCCTGGAAGGTACCGGCGCGAGTATCCAGACGGTGCGCGGCTTCGGTTATCTGTTGGATGTGGAAGCAGCCTGA
- a CDS encoding sensor histidine kinase → MPAILLLVLLDLAATWVMTHKIDMTLWELEDFFLLMVVGQVILMSLFAWVVVHGVRSGLRSVNLLSDEIRQRSIDDMQPLEVAGVPAEMEPLVLHTNDLLARLDASLAAQRRFIGHAAHQLRTPLSGLRLESELMLARPLPDDVRARAERIKAVSDRMIRLGQQLLVLARADPNARPQDSFVRVDLCEWIRASGAEWIPRVRAAQFELDLNAPDTPVWVDADPLLLDELLGNLLDNALRYGAAGGRITLTVGTNPPSLTIMDDGPGIPAEDQDRVFEAFYRSPAATAGGSGLGLAIVREIAHAHGAWWKLSSRPEFPGTRLTVVFPGPRKGAQLTRHDIQV, encoded by the coding sequence CTGCCCGCCATCCTGCTGCTGGTGCTCCTGGACTTGGCCGCGACGTGGGTAATGACCCACAAGATCGACATGACCCTATGGGAGCTGGAAGATTTCTTCCTGCTGATGGTGGTCGGCCAGGTCATCCTGATGTCGCTGTTCGCCTGGGTCGTCGTGCATGGCGTACGTTCCGGCCTGCGTTCGGTGAACCTGCTGTCCGACGAAATCCGGCAACGCTCCATCGATGACATGCAGCCGCTCGAAGTCGCCGGCGTGCCCGCCGAAATGGAGCCGCTGGTGCTGCATACCAATGATCTGCTCGCCCGCCTGGACGCGTCCCTGGCCGCCCAGCGCCGCTTCATCGGCCATGCCGCGCATCAGTTGCGTACGCCATTGAGCGGCTTGCGGCTGGAATCCGAATTGATGCTTGCCCGTCCCCTGCCGGACGACGTCCGCGCTCGCGCCGAACGCATCAAGGCGGTCAGCGACAGGATGATCCGTCTGGGACAGCAACTGCTGGTGCTGGCGCGCGCAGACCCCAACGCCCGCCCGCAGGACAGCTTTGTCCGCGTCGACCTGTGCGAATGGATCCGCGCCAGCGGCGCCGAGTGGATCCCGCGTGTGCGGGCCGCGCAGTTCGAACTGGATCTGAACGCGCCCGATACGCCGGTGTGGGTCGACGCCGATCCGCTGCTGCTGGATGAGCTGCTCGGCAATCTGCTGGACAACGCCCTGCGTTACGGCGCGGCGGGCGGCAGGATTACCCTGACCGTGGGCACCAATCCGCCCAGCCTTACCATCATGGACGATGGTCCGGGCATCCCGGCGGAAGACCAGGATCGGGTATTCGAGGCTTTTTATCGCTCGCCCGCGGCAACCGCGGGAGGCTCCGGCCTGGGCCTGGCCATCGTTCGCGAAATCGCCCATGCGCACGGCGCGTGGTGGAAACTGTCCAGCCGTCCCGAATTCCCCGGCACGCGTTTGACCGTGGTGTTTCCCGGTCCACGCAAAGGCGCCCAATTGACTCGACACGACATACAGGTATGA
- a CDS encoding MFS transporter yields the protein MLSWFTELTRMERKGFYGAFLGHAVDVFDFMIYSFLISTLLSQWNMSKSEAGAIVTYTLVSSLAGAILAGMLADRYGRVRVLRWTIVVFAFACFLCGLAQTPTQLMMFRIIQGLGFGGESSLCMVLVTEMIRNPTHRGKYSGFTASSYSFGWGAAALAYAAMYAIMPAEYAWRACFFLGILPALVVIYLRRNLVEPEIYVASRAAAESVPLKRNLLRVFQTPLLPKTILCSLLSGGMLGGYYAIATWLPTYLKLERGLSVFGTSSYLVVMILGSFLGYVTGAYATDRLGRRATYVLFAVGALAMALIYMMIPISNTSMLFLGFPMGILMQGMFSGIGATLSESYPSSVRATGYGVSYNAGRVIGSLFPLSVGWLSGGTLPLGISIAVVAGVGYAVVIVSALLLPETNGLDLSRIDEDGRGPDGGLDAVPGMTPNRPA from the coding sequence ATGCTCAGCTGGTTCACCGAACTGACGCGCATGGAGCGCAAAGGGTTCTACGGCGCCTTTCTGGGGCACGCCGTGGACGTGTTCGACTTCATGATCTATTCGTTCCTGATCTCCACCCTGCTGTCGCAATGGAACATGAGCAAATCCGAAGCAGGGGCGATCGTGACCTATACGCTGGTATCGTCGCTGGCGGGGGCGATCCTGGCCGGCATGCTGGCCGATCGTTATGGCCGCGTACGCGTCCTGCGCTGGACCATCGTGGTCTTCGCGTTCGCCTGTTTCCTATGCGGATTGGCCCAGACGCCCACGCAGTTGATGATGTTCCGCATCATCCAGGGACTGGGCTTCGGTGGCGAATCGTCCCTGTGCATGGTGCTGGTCACGGAGATGATCAGGAATCCCACCCATCGCGGCAAATACTCCGGCTTCACCGCGAGCAGCTACTCGTTCGGCTGGGGCGCCGCGGCGCTTGCCTACGCGGCCATGTACGCGATCATGCCGGCCGAATATGCGTGGCGGGCCTGCTTTTTCCTGGGCATCCTGCCGGCCCTGGTGGTGATTTACCTGCGGCGCAACCTTGTCGAGCCCGAGATCTACGTCGCCTCGCGCGCGGCCGCCGAAAGCGTTCCGCTCAAGCGCAATCTCCTGCGGGTATTCCAGACGCCGTTGCTGCCCAAGACCATCCTGTGCAGCCTGCTGTCCGGCGGCATGCTGGGCGGCTATTACGCGATCGCGACGTGGCTGCCCACCTACCTGAAGCTGGAGCGTGGCCTGTCGGTATTCGGGACGAGCTCGTATCTGGTGGTCATGATACTGGGCTCTTTCCTGGGCTATGTGACCGGTGCCTACGCCACCGATCGCCTCGGACGCCGCGCCACCTATGTCCTGTTCGCGGTGGGCGCGCTCGCGATGGCGCTGATCTACATGATGATCCCGATTTCCAACACCTCCATGCTGTTCCTGGGCTTCCCCATGGGGATCCTGATGCAGGGCATGTTCTCCGGAATCGGCGCGACGCTTTCCGAATCGTATCCAAGCAGCGTGCGCGCGACCGGCTACGGGGTGTCGTACAACGCCGGCCGCGTGATTGGATCGCTCTTCCCCTTGAGCGTGGGCTGGCTCAGCGGCGGCACGCTGCCCCTGGGCATCTCGATCGCCGTGGTCGCGGGCGTCGGCTACGCCGTGGTCATCGTTTCCGCCCTCCTGCTGCCGGAGACCAATGGACTGGACCTGTCGCGCATCGACGAAGACGGCCGCGGGCCGGACGGCGGCCTGGATGCCGTGCCGGGGATGACGCCCAACCGGCCTGCCTGA
- the argG gene encoding argininosuccinate synthase: protein MATILQHIPVGQKVGIAFSGGLDTSAALHWMREKGAVPYAYTANLGQPDEPDYDEIPRRAMQYGAEKARLVDCRSQLVAEGIAALQSGAFHISTAGITYFNTTPIGRAVTGTMLVAAMKEDDVNIWGDGSTFKGNDIERFYRYGLLTNPDLKIYKPWLDQAFIDELGGRAEMSEYMRQSGFEYRMSAEKAYSTDSNMLGATHEAKDLEHLNSGIRIVQPIMGVAFWRDEVDVKREEVSVRFVEGRPVALNGVEYNDPVALMLEANRIGGRHGLGMSDQIENRIIEAKSRGIYEAPGMALLFIAYERLITGIHNEDTIEQYRENGRKLGRLLYQGRWFDPQAIMLRETAQRWVARAVTGEVTIELRRGNDYSIVNTESANLTYKPERLTMEKGESVFSPQDRIGQLTMRNLDIVDTRDKLFTYVKAGLLAPSAGAALPQLKEDKK from the coding sequence ATGGCAACCATCCTTCAGCACATCCCCGTCGGCCAGAAGGTCGGCATCGCGTTCTCAGGCGGCCTGGACACGAGCGCCGCGCTTCACTGGATGCGCGAAAAAGGCGCAGTGCCCTATGCGTATACCGCCAATCTGGGCCAGCCGGACGAGCCCGACTACGACGAAATCCCGCGCCGCGCCATGCAATACGGGGCGGAAAAAGCCCGCCTGGTCGATTGCCGCAGCCAACTCGTTGCAGAAGGCATCGCCGCGCTGCAAAGTGGCGCTTTCCATATTTCCACCGCGGGCATCACCTACTTCAACACGACCCCCATCGGACGCGCCGTCACGGGCACCATGCTGGTCGCGGCCATGAAGGAAGACGACGTCAATATCTGGGGTGACGGCAGCACCTTCAAGGGCAACGACATCGAGCGCTTCTACCGCTACGGCCTGTTGACCAACCCGGATCTCAAGATCTACAAGCCTTGGCTGGACCAGGCTTTCATCGACGAACTCGGCGGCCGCGCCGAAATGTCGGAATACATGCGCCAGTCGGGCTTCGAATACCGCATGTCGGCGGAAAAGGCCTATTCCACCGACTCCAACATGCTGGGTGCCACCCACGAGGCGAAAGACCTGGAACACCTGAATTCCGGCATCCGCATCGTCCAACCCATCATGGGCGTGGCGTTCTGGCGTGACGAGGTCGACGTCAAGCGTGAAGAAGTCAGCGTGCGTTTCGTCGAAGGCCGCCCGGTGGCCCTGAACGGGGTGGAATACAACGACCCTGTTGCATTGATGCTGGAAGCCAACCGCATCGGCGGACGCCATGGCCTGGGCATGAGCGACCAGATCGAGAACCGCATCATCGAAGCCAAGAGCCGCGGCATCTACGAAGCCCCGGGAATGGCGCTGCTGTTCATCGCCTACGAGCGTCTGATCACCGGCATCCATAACGAAGACACCATCGAGCAGTACCGCGAAAACGGCCGCAAGCTGGGCCGTCTGCTGTACCAGGGCCGGTGGTTCGATCCGCAGGCCATCATGCTGCGCGAAACCGCGCAGCGCTGGGTGGCGCGCGCCGTGACGGGCGAGGTGACCATTGAACTGCGCCGCGGGAACGATTACTCCATCGTCAATACCGAATCCGCCAACCTGACGTACAAGCCGGAACGCCTGACGATGGAAAAGGGCGAATCGGTATTCTCGCCGCAAGACCGGATCGGCCAGCTCACCATGCGCAACCTCGACATCGTCGATACGCGCGACAAGCTGTTCACCTACGTCAAGGCCGGCCTGCTGGCGCCATCGGCAGGCGCCGCCCTGCCCCAGCTGAAGGAAGACAAGAAATAA
- a CDS encoding DUF4286 family protein: MTDTRRETPAPGGDVLLLKIPGICLTVEQLAALRAALNPEPHGVVVEGYAAIEGAQTYVYCRLPSGDADGAAAALGERARHVRPDATIRRLRRISDLPGASQGRAAPWHYIVETDVVPEAEQDLNNWYDQEHLPGLANVPGTVRAERFACNEAAPRYHACYDLETVETFGSPPWLAVRATAWSDRVRPSFRNTLRNMFKAIV; this comes from the coding sequence ATGACCGATACAAGGCGCGAGACACCGGCTCCGGGGGGAGATGTCCTGCTGTTGAAGATTCCGGGCATATGCCTGACGGTGGAGCAGCTGGCGGCCTTGCGCGCCGCGCTGAATCCGGAGCCGCACGGCGTGGTGGTCGAAGGCTATGCCGCCATTGAAGGTGCGCAGACCTATGTCTACTGCCGCCTGCCGTCCGGCGATGCGGACGGGGCGGCTGCGGCGCTTGGAGAACGGGCTAGGCACGTCCGCCCGGACGCTACGATCCGGCGGCTGCGCCGCATCTCGGACTTGCCCGGCGCCTCGCAGGGGCGCGCCGCACCCTGGCATTACATCGTGGAAACCGATGTGGTGCCGGAGGCCGAACAGGACCTGAACAATTGGTATGACCAGGAGCACCTTCCCGGCCTGGCGAACGTGCCAGGCACGGTGCGGGCCGAACGTTTCGCGTGCAACGAGGCCGCGCCCCGCTATCACGCGTGTTATGACCTGGAGACGGTGGAAACCTTCGGCAGCCCGCCCTGGCTGGCCGTGCGCGCGACGGCATGGAGCGACCGTGTGCGCCCGTCGTTTCGCAACACCCTGCGCAACATGTTCAAGGCGATCGTGTAG
- a CDS encoding amidase, with protein MDTVADSVDSRFEDPSYRPLWQCLQALESGAVTAEQLVDACEQAFKVHHARVNALPVHDYAAARTAARAADAARRRGETLGPLHGIPFSIKESFDVAGWPTTCGDPAHAQRMVARDSDVVRRLRDAGAILVGKSNVPLHLRDWQSYNALYGTTRNPHDLSRTPGGSSGGSAAAVCTGMSVFDIGSDIGSSVRNPAHYCGVFSHKSSHGLISLRGHGINGTDESPDINVAGPIARSARDLELLLRVLACDAGAGAGPRLPFPGEEERAPRDFRVAVLPTHPYAPVDGAVSAIIEDLGRELEGEGLRVSWNAQPAIDAATLWRTYVLMLRAATSLAASDAAYQAMRDRARHVDPDDLSYAALQYVGATLDHRGWLKLAGVRRGIAQAWTDFFASHDVLLCPAAATPAFELNETGEPWQRHLWVNGEPQPMTTQLFWAGYSGLCGLPSTVAPAGRTADGLPVGVQIVAGRYHDLTSLRFAQWLEAHGHAFQPPVLARTA; from the coding sequence TTGGATACCGTCGCAGATTCCGTAGATAGCCGCTTCGAAGATCCGTCATACCGGCCGCTATGGCAGTGCCTCCAGGCCCTGGAGTCCGGAGCGGTCACTGCCGAACAGCTGGTGGACGCCTGCGAACAGGCTTTCAAGGTGCACCACGCGCGTGTCAACGCCCTGCCCGTGCACGATTACGCGGCGGCGAGAACGGCGGCACGGGCCGCCGATGCCGCGCGCCGCCGCGGCGAGACGCTGGGACCGCTGCATGGCATCCCCTTTTCCATCAAGGAAAGCTTCGATGTCGCCGGCTGGCCGACCACGTGCGGCGATCCGGCCCACGCGCAGCGCATGGTCGCACGCGATTCGGACGTCGTCCGCCGTCTGCGGGATGCCGGCGCCATCCTGGTAGGCAAATCCAATGTGCCACTACATCTGCGCGACTGGCAAAGCTACAACGCGCTGTACGGCACGACGCGCAATCCGCACGACCTCTCTCGTACCCCCGGCGGCTCTTCCGGCGGCAGCGCCGCCGCAGTCTGCACGGGCATGAGCGTGTTCGACATCGGGTCGGACATCGGCTCTTCGGTGCGGAATCCGGCGCACTATTGCGGGGTTTTCTCCCACAAGAGCAGCCACGGCTTGATATCGCTACGCGGCCACGGCATCAACGGCACGGACGAGTCGCCCGATATCAACGTCGCCGGCCCCATTGCGCGCTCGGCGCGCGATCTGGAACTCCTGCTGCGCGTCCTGGCATGCGATGCCGGCGCGGGCGCGGGCCCGCGCCTGCCGTTTCCAGGTGAAGAGGAACGGGCGCCGCGCGACTTCCGGGTCGCGGTGCTTCCCACGCATCCCTACGCGCCGGTGGATGGCGCCGTCTCGGCGATTATCGAGGATCTGGGCAGGGAACTGGAAGGCGAAGGTTTGCGCGTCTCCTGGAACGCTCAGCCGGCGATCGATGCAGCGACCTTGTGGCGGACCTATGTCCTGATGCTGCGGGCGGCAACTTCGCTCGCCGCCAGCGATGCGGCCTACCAGGCCATGCGCGATCGCGCGCGGCACGTGGATCCGGATGACCTCTCCTACGCGGCGCTGCAATACGTGGGCGCGACGCTGGATCATCGCGGCTGGCTCAAGCTGGCCGGCGTGCGGCGGGGTATCGCTCAGGCATGGACCGATTTCTTCGCCAGCCACGATGTGCTGCTGTGCCCGGCCGCCGCCACGCCGGCATTCGAACTGAACGAAACGGGCGAGCCCTGGCAGCGCCATCTGTGGGTGAACGGCGAACCTCAGCCCATGACGACGCAACTGTTCTGGGCCGGCTACTCCGGACTTTGCGGACTGCCGTCCACCGTCGCTCCCGCGGGCCGCACCGCGGACGGCCTGCCGGTCGGCGTGCAGATCGTCGCCGGCCGGTACCACGACTTGACCTCGCTGCGCTTCGCGCAGTGGCTGGAAGCGCACGGCCACGCATTCCAACCGCCCGTCCTGGCTCGCACGGCGTAG
- the argF gene encoding ornithine carbamoyltransferase, which produces MTTASTQNGPLRHFLQFRDFSAAEINYVLERARLIKDKFKRYEPHMTLHDRTLAMVFEKASTRTRVSFEAGMYQLGGSVINLTSNDSQLGRAEPIEDTARVISRMVDIVMIRTFEQTRIERFAAHSRVPVINGLTNEFHPCQILADIFTYVEHRGPIAGKIVAWVGDANNMSYTWLQAAEMLGFTLHVSTPSGYELDAMRTGTPPASVLRQFKDPMEACRGAHLVTTDVWTSMGYEAENEQRRAAFADWCVDADMMAVAAPDAVFMHCLPAHRGEEVTGEVIDGPQSVVWDEAENRLHVQKALMEFLLLGHLS; this is translated from the coding sequence ATGACAACCGCAAGCACCCAAAACGGCCCCCTGCGCCACTTCCTGCAGTTCCGCGATTTTTCCGCCGCCGAAATCAACTATGTGCTGGAGCGCGCGCGCCTGATCAAGGACAAGTTCAAGCGCTATGAGCCGCACATGACGCTGCATGACCGCACGCTGGCAATGGTTTTCGAAAAAGCCAGCACGCGCACGCGCGTGTCTTTCGAAGCAGGGATGTACCAGTTGGGCGGGTCCGTCATCAACCTCACGTCCAACGATTCGCAGCTGGGACGCGCCGAACCCATCGAAGACACCGCGCGCGTGATTTCGCGCATGGTGGACATCGTGATGATCCGCACCTTCGAGCAGACCCGCATCGAACGCTTTGCCGCGCATTCCCGCGTGCCGGTCATCAACGGCCTGACCAATGAATTCCACCCCTGCCAGATACTGGCGGACATCTTCACCTATGTGGAGCATCGCGGCCCGATCGCCGGCAAGATCGTCGCGTGGGTTGGCGATGCGAACAACATGTCCTATACCTGGCTGCAGGCGGCTGAAATGCTGGGCTTCACGCTGCACGTATCGACGCCCTCCGGCTACGAGCTGGACGCGATGCGCACCGGCACGCCGCCGGCGTCGGTGTTGCGGCAATTCAAGGACCCGATGGAAGCGTGCCGCGGGGCACACCTGGTCACCACCGATGTCTGGACCAGCATGGGCTACGAGGCGGAGAACGAACAGCGCCGTGCCGCCTTCGCGGACTGGTGCGTCGATGCGGACATGATGGCCGTGGCCGCTCCCGATGCGGTCTTCATGCATTGCCTGCCGGCGCATCGGGGCGAGGAAGTCACGGGCGAGGTCATCGATGGCCCGCAGAGCGTGGTGTGGGACGAGGCCGAGAACCGTCTGCACGTGCAGAAAGCCCTGATGGAGTTCCTGCTGCTGGGCCACCTGTCCTGA